AAAGAAAGAGGCGATCACACCCTCCAGCCGACCGCCCTTCTGAACGAGCTCTGGCTGCGCCTCGCGCGAGACCACCGGCTCGCCTTCGAATCGCGGAGCGCGTTCCTGGCGTTCGCGGCTCGAGCGGTCCGAAATATCCTGGTGGACCATGCGCGCAAGCGACTGGCGAGGAAGCGAGGCGGCAATCTTCAACGGACCGACCTTGGCAGCGCAGACCACGCCCTCGACGACTATGCCCGCTCGATCCTCGACCTGGAAGATGAGCTTCTGCGACTCGCCGAGATGCACCCGCGCTGCGCGAGGGTCTTCGAGCTTCATTACTTCGGTGGGCTCAGCATGAGCGACATCGCACCCCAGCTCGACATCGCGGAACGCACGGTCAGGAACGACTGGGCGACCGCGAAAGCCTGGCTTCGTGTCCGCCTGGACGGAGAGACGGACTGAATGTCCCCCGAGCGGTTCGAGCGCGTGCGAGACCTGTTCCTGCTCCTCCGGGAGCTTCCCGGAGAGGAACGAGACAACCTGCTGCGCGCCGAGTGCAAAGACGACCCCGAGCTGCTCACTCTGGTCGATCGGATGCTCAGCACCGACCGAGACGCCGCCCCCTCGCCGCTCGACGAGCCGCTCGTGCACGCGGCGCGCGTGCTCGCGAGCGTTGACGCACCGGACGGGGCGGCGCCCGTCCCCGACCGGATCGACAAGTACCGGGTCGTACGCCTCCTGGGAAGCGGCAGCGTGGGCGATGTCTATCTCGCCGAGCAGCAGGAACCGATCGCCCGGATGGTCGCGCTGAAACTGCTCCGCTCGGTGGGCGCAGGTTCCCGGAGCGCGTCGCGCTTCGCCATCGAGCGGGAGGCGCTCTCGAAGCTCTCGCACCCGAACATCGCGGGCATCCTTGACGCTGGGCGCGCTCCGGGAGGGCGGGCGTACATCGTGATGGAGCTGGTCGACGGGATGCGCCTCGACGAGCACATCCGCACCCACCAACCAACGGTGCAGGAGCGCCTGCTGCTGTTCGTTCAACTGTGCGCCGGAGTGCAGCACGCCCACCATCGCGGCGTGATTCATCGCGATCTCAAGCCCGCGAATGTTCTCGTGGTGCACGAGCCGGGCGCAGCGAGCGTCAAGATCGTTGACTTCGGAATCGCGAAACTCCTCGACAGCGACCGCTTCTTCGAACGGACGCTGACAGCGAACGGGCAGTTGCTCGGCACGCTGTCGTACATGAGTCCCGAGCAGCTCGATCCTTCGCTCGGTCCTGTGGACGCACGCTGCGACGTCTACGCGCTGGGGGTGATGCTCTACCAGCTCGTCAGCGGGCGAATGCCCTACGGGGACACGGACTCGGGACTTATCCACGCGATCAAGACCGCCGACCGCGTGTCGCCGCGGCCGTTGCCCGAAGCGCCCAAGGGCATGCGTCGGGACATCGAGACGATCGTGGAGCGTGCGATGGAGCACGACCCCGACAGGCGGTACCCCTCCCCGGCGCACCTCGCCGACGACGTGCGCCGCGTGCTGGCGGGCGAGCCGATCCTGGCGCGCCGGGCCTCGCTGGCCGCGAGGGTCGCGATGCTCGCGCGAAGGAACCCCCGGATCGCTTCGGCGCTCGCCGCGTGTCTGGTGGTGATCGTGTCGCTGAGCGTCCTGAACACGATCGCCGTTGTTCGGCTCGATCGTCAGGTCAGCAAGGAGCGCGACGCGGTGGCCACCATGCTCGACGAATCGCTCGAGCGTGTCAGACGCCTGAGCGGCGCGATCGACAGCCGGCGCGCGATGGCCGAATCGTTGCTGGCCCAGACCGAGCGCCTGCTCGCTTCTCGCCCGCGTGACGCGACGCTGCTGGAGTCCAAGGCGAGAATTCTTGATGAGCTCAGCGACCTCGCGATGGCCGAGCGTGATCGCGAGCTATGCCTGGACCTTCG
This Phycisphaeraceae bacterium DNA region includes the following protein-coding sequences:
- a CDS encoding sigma-70 family RNA polymerase sigma factor — protein: MPQPMADEQPIGQPAPDEPPHEPHGLVHGGSTAELFSTLEEELRQIARLALAKERGDHTLQPTALLNELWLRLARDHRLAFESRSAFLAFAARAVRNILVDHARKRLARKRGGNLQRTDLGSADHALDDYARSILDLEDELLRLAEMHPRCARVFELHYFGGLSMSDIAPQLDIAERTVRNDWATAKAWLRVRLDGETD
- a CDS encoding serine/threonine protein kinase — protein: MSPERFERVRDLFLLLRELPGEERDNLLRAECKDDPELLTLVDRMLSTDRDAAPSPLDEPLVHAARVLASVDAPDGAAPVPDRIDKYRVVRLLGSGSVGDVYLAEQQEPIARMVALKLLRSVGAGSRSASRFAIEREALSKLSHPNIAGILDAGRAPGGRAYIVMELVDGMRLDEHIRTHQPTVQERLLLFVQLCAGVQHAHHRGVIHRDLKPANVLVVHEPGAASVKIVDFGIAKLLDSDRFFERTLTANGQLLGTLSYMSPEQLDPSLGPVDARCDVYALGVMLYQLVSGRMPYGDTDSGLIHAIKTADRVSPRPLPEAPKGMRRDIETIVERAMEHDPDRRYPSPAHLADDVRRVLAGEPILARRASLAARVAMLARRNPRIASALAACLVVIVSLSVLNTIAVVRLDRQVSKERDAVATMLDESLERVRRLSGAIDSRRAMAESLLAQTERLLASRPRDATLLESKARILDELSDLAMAERDRELCLDLREQVVDLYTQLRASSPDDIDLARRHAEALVKIGDLLGSTRHPRGSEPLYTQALAIHEQLVARHPDHAGALDDLCWSYERMSTMYWWLDDRPNALRYAMSSVAASERLVSLSPDRSLSHHAARGANLHLFNLLIGDDESERARATLDKALHHAQVAATLEPDRLDFLHARAIVRDRVADHALAAGRFEEAEEHTRMMISDADRLARDNPVRADLLWLPVMSRVRLASVMLAACRPADAHAAARLAIRYAYALDTSDAIVSMGRLDLVVCDLLDMLDRTAVMLRPSSPEEPVTSGPRSSAEQDSRPAPATAQTERPLYDMGL